In a single window of the Pseudorca crassidens isolate mPseCra1 chromosome 9, mPseCra1.hap1, whole genome shotgun sequence genome:
- the CABP4 gene encoding calcium-binding protein 4 encodes MATEQVRAQHGPDPPPGPQQPPVGVMASSSGAEGLPLTRRKSSKRTKGLRGSRKGTGSSGEQTLTQGPKALGGSEDPSRTGDGQEGPASRRQSHRHRPAPRHDPAQRTYGPLLNRIFGKDRELGPEELDELQAAFEEFDTDRDGYIGYRDLGECMRTLGYMPTEMELIEVSQHVKMRMGGRVDFEEFVEMMGPKLREETAHMLGVRELRIAFREFDRDRDGRITVAELRQAAPALLGEPLVGPELDEMLREVDLNGDGTVDFDEFVMMLSTR; translated from the exons ATGGCCACAGAGCAGGTGAGGGCACAGCATGGCCCAGACCCACCCCCCGGACCCCAGCAGCCCCCTGTGGGGGTCATGGCTTCCAGTAGTGGTGCTGAGGGGCTCCCCTTGACCAGGAGGAAAAGCAGCAAGAGGACGAAGGGGCTCCGAGGGTCCCGGAAGGGCACTGGCAGCTCTGGGGAGCAGACCCTCACGCAGGGCCCCAAGGCCCTGGGGGGCAGCGAGGACCCCTCCAGGACTGGAGACGGGCAGGAGGGGCCAGCCTCTCGTCGCCAGTCCCACCGGCATCGTCCTGCCCCCCGGCACGATCCTGCTCAGAGGACATACGGGCCCCTGCTCAACCGCATCTTTGGGAAG GACCGCGAGCTGGGCCCCGAGGAGCTGGATG AGCTTCAGGCTGCCTTCGAGGAGTTTGACACGGACCGCGATGGTTACATCGGCTACCGGGACCTGGGCGAGTGCATGCGGACACTGGGCTACATGCCCACGGAGATGGAGCTCATCGAGGTCTCCCAGCATGTCAAGATGCGAA TGGGTGGCCGCGTGGACTTCGAGGAGTTTGTGGAGATGATGGGCCCGAAGCTGAGGGAGGAGACGGCGCACATGCTGGGGGTGCGGGAGCTGCGCATCGCCTTCCGCGAG TTTGACAGGGATAGGGATGGGCGAATCACGGTGGCAGAGCTGCGACAGGCAGCACCGGCTCTGCTTGGGGAGCCACTGGTGGGTCCTGAGCTGGACGAGATGCTTCGAGAAGTGGACCTCAATGGGGACGGCACCGTAGACTTTGATG AGTTTGTGATGATGCTTTCTACCCGCTGA